One region of Coriobacteriia bacterium genomic DNA includes:
- a CDS encoding DNA-binding response regulator — MKLLLAEDERRMAEALLELLRQEGYDVDWFANGTEALLAAQANVYDALILDVMLPGSDGFAITSALRREGISTPILMLTARGELEDKVQGLDSGADDYLTKPFLTEELLARLRALVRRGSGMNDDAQLSGGDIALDETTLTLRNVHTGESVRLGDKEFRILEYFLRNRGRILTRDQLAQRVWGYDNDAEYNKIEVYLTFTRKKLAFIGSASKIKAVRGVGYELQLPPEVQS, encoded by the coding sequence ATGAAGCTCTTGCTTGCCGAGGACGAGCGACGCATGGCAGAGGCACTCCTGGAACTGTTGCGCCAAGAGGGCTATGACGTCGACTGGTTTGCCAACGGCACCGAGGCGCTGCTGGCGGCCCAGGCAAACGTCTATGATGCCCTCATCCTCGACGTAATGCTTCCCGGCTCCGACGGTTTTGCCATCACGAGTGCCCTGCGGCGCGAAGGCATCTCCACCCCCATCCTCATGCTCACCGCCCGTGGAGAGCTCGAGGACAAGGTGCAGGGGCTTGATAGCGGAGCCGACGACTATCTCACCAAGCCGTTTCTCACCGAGGAACTGCTCGCGCGCCTGCGCGCCCTCGTGCGTCGCGGCAGCGGCATGAATGACGACGCGCAGCTCTCCGGCGGTGACATCGCACTTGATGAAACAACGCTCACCTTGCGCAACGTCCATACCGGCGAGAGCGTGCGACTTGGCGACAAGGAGTTTCGCATCCTCGAGTACTTCCTGCGCAACCGCGGTCGCATACTCACGCGCGACCAGCTCGCGCAACGCGTCTGGGGTTACGACAACGACGCAGAGTACAACAAGATCGAGGTCTACCTCACCTTCACGAGAAAGAAGCTCGCGTTCATCGGGTCGGCCTCGAAGATCAAGGCCGTGCGTGGCGTGGGCTACGAGCTTCAGCTTCCGCCCGAGGTGCAATCATGA
- the folE gene encoding GTP cyclohydrolase I FolE, with product MDTAKIEEGVRLILEGVGEDPDREGLRETPARVARMYEEILAGLHEDPTELFVKKFNEGHQEMVLVHDIPIYSICEHHLVPFYGVAHVAYVPNPSGQICGISKLARLVDLFARRPQVQERLTSQVADTLVRELEPQGVLVVLECEHLCMSMRGIKKPGSKTTTSAVRGSFITSAETRAEALSLIRQGR from the coding sequence GTGGATACCGCCAAGATAGAAGAGGGTGTCAGGCTCATTCTCGAGGGCGTGGGCGAAGACCCGGACCGCGAGGGCCTGCGCGAGACACCCGCGCGCGTGGCTCGCATGTACGAGGAAATCCTTGCGGGTTTGCATGAGGACCCCACCGAGCTTTTCGTCAAGAAGTTCAACGAGGGGCATCAGGAAATGGTGCTCGTCCATGACATTCCCATCTATTCCATTTGCGAGCATCACCTCGTGCCGTTCTATGGCGTGGCTCACGTGGCTTATGTGCCCAATCCGTCAGGTCAGATTTGCGGCATCTCCAAGCTTGCTCGCCTGGTCGATCTCTTTGCCCGACGTCCGCAGGTGCAGGAGCGCCTGACTTCCCAGGTTGCCGATACGCTCGTCAGAGAACTCGAGCCGCAGGGCGTGCTCGTCGTGCTTGAGTGCGAGCACTTGTGCATGTCCATGCGTGGCATCAAGAAACCTGGGTCCAAGACGACGACGTCTGCCGTGCGCGGCAGTTTCATCACCTCGGCCGAGACGCGCGCCGAGGCTCTCAGCCTTATCCGACAGGGGAGGTAG
- a CDS encoding ATPase → MDDAGIEELLDELAERIEQSKPVLGNSQKRQVEIGPIFEILDEIRDIFPEELRQARIIVRDRQGMIEAAEIDANRILEDAERQAEHLAGEQEVVRLAEQRAQEVIDDAMAREREMRVGAEDYADQIFANLETNLDNLLKNVTRCRQRLNSGMTD, encoded by the coding sequence ATGGACGACGCAGGTATCGAGGAGCTCCTCGACGAGCTTGCCGAGCGCATCGAGCAGTCCAAGCCTGTCTTGGGCAATAGCCAGAAGCGCCAGGTCGAAATTGGCCCCATTTTTGAGATTCTTGATGAGATTCGCGATATCTTCCCGGAGGAGTTACGCCAGGCTCGCATCATCGTTCGTGACCGTCAGGGCATGATCGAGGCCGCAGAGATCGACGCCAATCGCATCCTCGAGGATGCAGAGCGCCAGGCCGAGCATCTTGCCGGCGAGCAGGAGGTCGTGCGCCTCGCCGAGCAGCGCGCCCAGGAGGTCATCGACGATGCCATGGCCCGCGAGCGCGAGATGCGCGTCGGTGCCGAGGACTACGCCGATCAGATCTTCGCCAATCTCGAGACGAATCTCGATAACCTTCTCAAGAACGTCACGCGTTGCCGTCAGCGCTTGAACAGCGGTATGACCGACTAA
- a CDS encoding DUF177 domain-containing protein, translated as MQQLVVSIHPDLVEPASTRFLEGTLDETSYRVGGMDLETPDGIQYQLQLTNTGEGIVLSGEASCTAITPCTRCLVPTRIEVSGAVEGYYLLEASEDVDGYEDDEFEVIGADGSFDIAPAIIAALVYATPYVVLCKEDCAGLCPHCGADLNEGPCACNQEDEIDPTNPFAVLKDLKLEDE; from the coding sequence ATGCAGCAGCTCGTTGTTTCCATTCATCCGGATCTCGTCGAACCGGCATCGACGCGCTTTCTCGAGGGAACGCTCGACGAGACATCCTACCGCGTGGGCGGCATGGATCTCGAAACGCCGGATGGCATTCAGTATCAACTTCAATTGACAAACACCGGAGAGGGCATCGTGCTCTCCGGTGAGGCAAGTTGCACGGCAATCACGCCGTGCACGCGTTGCCTTGTACCCACTCGCATCGAGGTTTCGGGCGCTGTCGAGGGTTACTATCTGCTCGAAGCGTCTGAAGATGTCGATGGCTACGAAGACGACGAGTTCGAGGTCATCGGTGCCGATGGCAGCTTCGATATTGCGCCGGCCATCATCGCCGCCCTCGTCTATGCGACGCCGTACGTGGTCCTCTGCAAGGAAGATTGCGCGGGCTTGTGCCCGCACTGCGGAGCAGATCTCAACGAGGGGCCTTGCGCCTGCAACCAAGAAGATGAGATCGACCCCACCAATCCCTTCGCGGTCCTCAAGGACCTCAAGCTCGAAGACGAGTGA
- a CDS encoding dihydropteroate synthase gives MRARTWHCGPFDFDLSAPVVMGICNVTPDSFSDGGMHATVPEALEHARGLLAAGADIIDVGGESTRPGAEEVPPDVELERVLPVVRELAAQGVAVSVDTRHASVAAACIDAGACIINDVSGFRSLEMRELAARSDVGLVVMHMRGTPKTMQEAPVYDDVVLDVEQELSRMAARLSAEGVAPERICLDFGIGFGKNIAHNLALVQATAFFADLGYPLMAAVSRKSFIGAMSAESAPAMRDRASALCAAFMAGQGARILRVHNVAATREMLRDSHRAIIALGSNMGNCCGHLDDALASLRLNPDVWVGAVSEYVTSEPAYLEAQAPFVNAVALIQTTLTPHELLHMLQGLEAEHGRVRSEENGPRPLDLDIIDYEGVVCADEELDLPHPLALERDFVVTPLLDIMPFCELANGIAVTRDKVTVGQVMGPARDMLA, from the coding sequence ATGCGGGCACGTACATGGCATTGCGGTCCCTTTGATTTCGATCTCTCGGCACCCGTCGTCATGGGCATATGCAATGTCACGCCCGACTCGTTCAGCGACGGTGGCATGCACGCCACCGTGCCCGAGGCCCTCGAACATGCCCGTGGCCTGCTTGCTGCCGGTGCAGACATCATCGACGTGGGAGGCGAATCGACACGACCCGGTGCCGAGGAAGTGCCCCCCGATGTCGAGCTTGAGCGTGTGCTGCCCGTGGTGCGCGAGCTTGCCGCGCAGGGCGTGGCAGTGAGCGTGGATACGCGCCATGCGAGCGTGGCCGCTGCGTGCATCGATGCGGGTGCGTGCATCATCAACGACGTCTCCGGCTTCAGGAGCCTCGAGATGCGCGAGCTCGCGGCACGAAGCGACGTAGGGCTCGTGGTCATGCATATGCGCGGTACGCCCAAGACCATGCAGGAGGCCCCTGTCTACGATGATGTTGTCCTCGATGTCGAGCAGGAGCTCTCGCGCATGGCTGCGCGCTTGAGTGCCGAGGGTGTCGCACCCGAGCGCATCTGTCTCGACTTTGGAATCGGCTTTGGCAAGAACATCGCGCATAATCTCGCCCTCGTGCAGGCGACGGCATTCTTTGCCGATTTGGGCTATCCGCTCATGGCCGCAGTGAGTCGCAAGTCCTTCATCGGTGCGATGAGTGCCGAAAGCGCACCTGCCATGCGCGATCGTGCATCGGCCCTGTGCGCGGCGTTCATGGCCGGACAGGGTGCGCGCATCCTACGCGTCCACAACGTGGCTGCCACACGCGAGATGCTACGTGATTCGCATCGTGCAATCATTGCGCTTGGCTCCAACATGGGCAATTGCTGCGGGCACCTTGACGATGCGCTTGCGAGCTTGCGGCTCAATCCCGATGTCTGGGTCGGTGCCGTTTCCGAATACGTCACGAGCGAGCCGGCCTATCTTGAGGCACAAGCTCCCTTCGTTAATGCCGTTGCGCTTATCCAGACCACGCTCACGCCACATGAGCTGCTGCACATGCTTCAAGGCCTCGAGGCCGAGCATGGACGTGTGCGTAGCGAGGAGAACGGACCGCGTCCGCTCGACCTCGACATCATCGATTACGAGGGTGTCGTCTGCGCAGACGAGGAGCTTGATTTGCCGCATCCGCTTGCACTCGAGCGTGATTTCGTCGTGACGCCGCTGCTCGATATCATGCCCTTCTGCGAGCTTGCGAATGGCATTGCGGTCACACGCGACAAGGTAACGGTGGGTCAGGTTATGGGGCCCGCGCGGGACATGCTGGCCTGA
- the hpt gene encoding hypoxanthine phosphoribosyltransferase: MYEDIQEVLFRQEQIQARVAQMGAQITIDYADRQPLVVISVLKGAAIFMADLVRAIDLPLEMDFMAVSSYGLDATSSGTVTIVKDLNTSIEGKHVLIAEDILDSGLTLDFLMKELSSRKPATLEIATLLRKQGAQKIDLACAYVGFDCPDEFIVGYGLDYAERYRNLPCVAALKPEVYQ, from the coding sequence GTGTACGAGGACATACAGGAAGTGCTCTTCAGGCAGGAGCAGATCCAAGCCCGCGTCGCGCAGATGGGTGCGCAAATCACCATCGACTATGCCGATAGGCAACCCCTCGTCGTCATCTCGGTGCTCAAGGGTGCCGCCATCTTCATGGCAGACCTCGTCCGCGCCATCGACCTTCCGCTCGAGATGGACTTCATGGCCGTGAGTTCCTACGGGCTGGATGCCACGTCATCCGGGACCGTGACAATTGTCAAGGACTTGAACACGTCAATTGAGGGCAAGCACGTCCTCATTGCCGAGGACATCCTTGACTCGGGCTTGACCCTGGACTTCCTCATGAAGGAGCTTTCCAGTCGCAAGCCTGCAACGCTCGAAATCGCCACGCTGCTGCGCAAGCAGGGCGCGCAGAAGATCGATCTTGCGTGTGCGTATGTCGGGTTCGATTGCCCTGACGAGTTCATTGTCGGATATGGGCTCGATTATGCCGAGCGCTACCGCAACCTGCCTTGCGTTGCCGCGTTAAAACCAGAGGTCTATCAGTAG
- a CDS encoding alanine glycine permease, translating into MDVLYDIVVTINTYLSNYVLIILLVAMGLVFTIRTKFVQIRFFGEGMRRVFGEFNLFGGKKRSGISSFQALATAVAAQVGTGNIVGACGAILIGGPGAIFWMWLIAFLGMATNYAEAVLAQKTREVDEDGTVHGGPVYYITKAFTGAGGKFLAGFFAVSIILALGFMGCMVQSNSIAATCNTAFGIPTWVMGLLIVFFAGLVFLGGVQRLASVTEKLVPIMAIIYLIGGLVVLILNIQHLPGAFALIFQCAFNPQAEVGGVTFGIIAAISQGAKRGLFSNEAGMGSTPHAHALADVKDPHHQGTVAMIGVFIDTFVVVTMTALVVISVLYVGGPLSVDATGLAEGIDKTNMAQLAFGTFFGSTFGNSFVAICLLMFAFSTILSWNLFAKLNVEYLFARFGKMPVKIFSVIALIFIFLGSLLSNDLVWELADMFNQLMVIPNAIALFAMSGVVAAVVKEHHHGEKVELDK; encoded by the coding sequence ATGGACGTCCTATACGACATCGTCGTAACCATCAACACCTATCTGTCTAACTACGTGCTCATCATCTTGCTCGTGGCTATGGGTCTGGTCTTCACCATCCGCACGAAGTTCGTGCAGATACGCTTCTTCGGCGAGGGTATGCGCCGCGTCTTCGGAGAGTTCAATCTCTTCGGTGGCAAGAAGAGGAGCGGCATCAGCTCGTTTCAGGCGCTCGCCACAGCCGTTGCCGCGCAGGTCGGCACGGGCAACATCGTCGGTGCTTGCGGCGCCATCTTGATTGGCGGTCCGGGTGCCATCTTCTGGATGTGGCTCATCGCCTTCCTCGGCATGGCAACCAACTACGCCGAGGCCGTGCTCGCCCAGAAGACGCGCGAGGTCGATGAGGATGGCACCGTTCACGGTGGTCCGGTCTATTACATCACCAAGGCCTTCACGGGCGCGGGTGGCAAGTTCCTCGCGGGCTTCTTTGCCGTGTCCATCATCCTGGCCCTCGGCTTCATGGGCTGTATGGTCCAGTCCAACTCGATTGCCGCTACCTGCAACACTGCCTTTGGCATCCCCACCTGGGTCATGGGCCTGCTCATCGTCTTCTTCGCGGGTCTCGTCTTCCTCGGCGGCGTGCAGCGCCTGGCATCCGTTACCGAGAAGCTCGTCCCCATCATGGCCATCATTTACCTTATCGGTGGCCTCGTCGTCCTCATTCTCAACATCCAGCACCTGCCGGGCGCTTTCGCGCTCATCTTCCAATGTGCGTTTAACCCGCAGGCCGAGGTTGGTGGCGTGACCTTTGGCATCATCGCCGCAATAAGCCAGGGAGCCAAACGCGGTCTGTTCTCCAACGAGGCCGGTATGGGCTCCACGCCGCACGCGCATGCGCTTGCCGACGTCAAGGACCCGCATCATCAGGGTACGGTTGCCATGATCGGCGTCTTCATCGACACCTTCGTGGTCGTCACCATGACGGCACTCGTCGTTATCTCCGTCCTCTATGTGGGCGGCCCGCTCTCCGTTGACGCGACGGGATTGGCCGAGGGCATCGATAAGACCAACATGGCGCAGCTCGCATTTGGCACGTTCTTCGGGTCGACCTTCGGCAACTCGTTCGTCGCCATCTGCCTGCTCATGTTCGCGTTCTCGACGATTCTCAGCTGGAACCTCTTTGCCAAGCTCAACGTCGAGTATCTCTTCGCCCGCTTCGGCAAGATGCCGGTCAAGATCTTCTCGGTCATCGCGCTCATCTTCATCTTCCTGGGCTCGCTGCTCTCGAATGATCTGGTGTGGGAGCTTGCCGACATGTTCAACCAGCTCATGGTCATTCCCAATGCCATCGCGCTGTTTGCCATGTCGGGCGTGGTCGCGGCCGTCGTCAAGGAACACCACCATGGCGAGAAGGTCGAGCTCGACAAGTAG
- a CDS encoding cell division protein FtsH encodes MEEPNTTKKKGPNPRNIVLYVLLGLVLVALVGSQLLNFGPQQEIDELITSDFVTAVNEDRVAEVTYHAASATLDGTYYKDAAAKEAGELSSFKSTYTGDDMLQELMAAHPETKYNEDVTTSGWITTLLTTLLPLLLIFGVLIFFMSQVSGANSKQMQFGKTKAKKVSEETPKVRFSDVAGIDEAVEELEEIKDFLSNPAKYQAMGAKIPRGVLLVGPPGTGKTLLARAVAGEAGVPFFSISGSDFVEMFVGVGASRVRDLFAQAKESAPAIIFIDEIDAVGRQRGAGLGGGHDEREQTLNQLLVEMDGFESNDSVIMIAATNRVDILDPALLRPGRFDRQIVVDRPDLKGREQILKVHCEGKPMASDVDLAALASLTSGFTGADLANLLNEAALLAARRGKSIITNDEVTESMERVVAGPERKGRIMTEKEKTTIAYHESGHALVGHLLNHTDPIHKISIIARGQALGYTLSIPSEDRFLQSKSEMIDNLAMFLGGRVAEEIMNDGDVTTGASNDLERATKMAKAMVTRYGMSDILGHQVYGEPNQEVFLGRDFGSTPDYSQETANTIDEEVARLMTTAHDTAFRILSENRTQLELMASVLLERETVEGKAVEALLDNSWDEYIEWEKTHPKEAEEDRKDILTAAENAGAPHELMGPEDVADMPAPVSPPPPDSDEEER; translated from the coding sequence GTGGAAGAGCCCAACACCACCAAGAAAAAGGGTCCGAATCCCCGCAATATCGTCCTGTACGTGCTCCTGGGGCTCGTGCTCGTTGCTCTTGTGGGAAGCCAGCTTTTGAACTTTGGCCCGCAGCAGGAGATCGACGAGCTCATCACGAGCGACTTCGTCACGGCGGTCAACGAGGATCGCGTGGCCGAGGTTACCTATCATGCCGCATCCGCGACGCTCGATGGCACCTACTACAAGGACGCCGCAGCCAAGGAAGCCGGTGAGCTTTCGAGCTTCAAGTCGACTTATACCGGCGATGACATGTTGCAGGAGCTCATGGCAGCTCATCCGGAAACCAAGTACAACGAGGATGTCACCACCTCGGGTTGGATCACGACGCTCCTCACGACGCTTCTGCCGCTGCTCCTCATCTTTGGCGTGCTCATTTTCTTCATGTCGCAAGTGAGCGGCGCGAATAGCAAGCAGATGCAATTTGGCAAGACCAAGGCCAAGAAGGTCTCGGAGGAGACGCCCAAGGTGCGCTTCTCGGACGTTGCCGGTATCGATGAGGCCGTCGAGGAGCTCGAGGAGATCAAGGACTTCCTTTCGAACCCGGCCAAATACCAGGCGATGGGCGCGAAGATCCCGCGCGGCGTGCTGCTTGTCGGCCCTCCGGGCACGGGCAAGACGCTTCTCGCACGTGCCGTCGCCGGTGAGGCCGGCGTGCCCTTCTTCAGCATCTCCGGCTCCGACTTCGTCGAGATGTTCGTCGGTGTCGGTGCCTCGCGCGTGCGCGACCTCTTCGCGCAGGCCAAGGAGAGCGCCCCCGCCATCATCTTCATCGACGAGATCGATGCCGTCGGTCGCCAGCGCGGCGCTGGCCTCGGTGGTGGCCATGACGAGCGCGAGCAGACGCTCAACCAGCTCCTCGTCGAAATGGACGGCTTCGAGAGCAACGATTCCGTCATCATGATTGCCGCGACCAACCGCGTCGACATCCTCGATCCCGCCCTGCTCAGGCCTGGCCGCTTCGACCGTCAGATCGTCGTCGATCGCCCCGATCTCAAGGGCCGCGAGCAAATCCTCAAGGTACACTGCGAGGGCAAGCCGATGGCAAGCGACGTTGACCTGGCTGCCCTGGCCTCGCTCACGAGTGGCTTTACGGGTGCCGACCTCGCCAACCTGCTTAACGAGGCGGCGCTGCTGGCCGCCCGTCGCGGCAAGAGCATCATCACCAACGATGAGGTCACCGAGTCCATGGAGCGCGTCGTTGCCGGTCCCGAGCGCAAGGGTCGCATCATGACCGAGAAGGAGAAGACGACGATTGCCTACCATGAGTCCGGTCATGCGCTCGTGGGTCATCTGCTCAACCACACCGATCCCATCCACAAGATTTCGATCATCGCGCGTGGTCAGGCTCTTGGCTACACGCTTTCCATCCCGAGCGAGGATCGATTCCTGCAGTCCAAGAGCGAGATGATCGATAACCTCGCCATGTTCCTGGGTGGCCGCGTCGCCGAGGAGATCATGAACGATGGCGACGTCACGACCGGTGCCTCCAACGACCTCGAGCGTGCGACGAAGATGGCCAAAGCCATGGTCACGCGCTATGGCATGAGCGATATTCTGGGTCACCAGGTTTACGGCGAACCCAACCAGGAGGTCTTCCTCGGCCGTGACTTTGGCTCGACGCCGGATTACAGCCAGGAGACCGCCAACACAATCGACGAGGAAGTCGCGCGTCTCATGACGACGGCGCATGACACGGCATTCCGCATCCTCTCCGAGAATCGCACGCAGCTCGAGCTCATGGCCAGCGTCTTGCTCGAGCGCGAGACCGTCGAGGGCAAGGCTGTCGAGGCCCTGCTCGACAATAGCTGGGACGAGTACATCGAGTGGGAGAAGACGCATCCCAAGGAGGCCGAGGAGGACCGCAAGGACATCCTTACGGCCGCCGAGAACGCCGGAGCTCCGCACGAGCTCATGGGGCCGGAAGATGTGGCCGACATGCCAGCTCCCGTGTCACCCCCTCCGCCCGATTCCGATGAGGAGGAGCGCTAG